A stretch of the Archangium violaceum genome encodes the following:
- a CDS encoding enoyl-CoA hydratase-related protein, producing the protein MAYENIRLETEDAIAILTIDRPKALNALNSKTLQEIESALNALPPTTRALIVTGGGDKAFVAGADIAEMVSITAAQAREFAALGHRVFHTLEQLPIPTIAAVNGFALGGGCELALACDLIYASEKAKLGLPEVTLGVIPGFGGTQRLTRVVGKMRAKELVFSGERLDAAKAKEIGLVLDVLPADQLLAHCKAVAGKILKNGPLAVSQAKRVIEFGADQDLRAANELERQGFAVLFGSEDQKEGMKAFLEKRTAAFTGR; encoded by the coding sequence ATGGCCTACGAGAACATCCGGCTGGAGACCGAGGACGCCATCGCGATCCTCACCATCGATCGTCCCAAGGCGCTCAACGCCCTCAACAGCAAGACGCTCCAGGAGATCGAATCCGCGCTCAACGCCCTTCCTCCCACGACCCGTGCGCTCATCGTCACGGGCGGCGGCGACAAGGCCTTCGTGGCGGGCGCGGACATCGCGGAGATGGTCTCCATCACCGCGGCGCAGGCGCGCGAGTTCGCCGCGCTCGGCCACCGCGTCTTCCACACGCTCGAGCAGCTCCCCATCCCCACCATCGCCGCGGTGAACGGCTTCGCGCTCGGCGGTGGCTGTGAGCTCGCCCTCGCGTGCGATCTCATCTACGCCTCGGAGAAGGCGAAGCTGGGGCTGCCCGAGGTGACCCTCGGCGTGATTCCGGGCTTCGGCGGCACGCAGCGCCTCACCCGCGTGGTGGGCAAGATGCGCGCGAAGGAGCTCGTCTTCTCGGGTGAGCGCCTGGACGCGGCCAAGGCGAAGGAGATCGGCCTGGTGCTCGACGTGCTGCCGGCGGATCAGCTCCTGGCCCACTGCAAGGCGGTGGCGGGGAAGATCCTCAAGAACGGTCCGTTGGCGGTGTCGCAGGCCAAGCGGGTCATCGAGTTCGGCGCCGACCAGGATCTCCGGGCGGCCAACGAGCTGGAGCGCCAGGGCTTCGCGGTGCTCTTCGGCTCGGAGGACCAGAAGGAGGGCATGAAGGCCTTCCTGGAGAAGCGTACCGCCGCCTTCACTGGCAGGTAG
- a CDS encoding 3-hydroxyacyl-CoA dehydrogenase family protein, with translation MATEHIVVVGAGQMGSGIAQVALQAGLRVTLVDVSKEGLAKGAERIKAGLKKLVEKGKLDAARLEAANTNLATSTSATEVKDVDFAIEAVTENEELKRRIFVELDGVVKPGGILATNTSSIPITRIAAATKRPENVIGMHFMNPVPLMQLVELIRGAATSDATYQTTRALAEKMGKTTVVSKDFPGFIVNRILIPMLNEACFALMEGLGTAEDIDTAMKLGTNQPMGPLQLADFIGLDTVLYIAEVLHKGLGDDKYRPSPLLRQYVDAGWYGKKSGRGFYKY, from the coding sequence ATGGCAACGGAGCACATCGTCGTCGTCGGGGCAGGGCAGATGGGGTCGGGCATTGCCCAGGTCGCGCTGCAGGCGGGCCTGCGGGTCACTCTGGTGGACGTCTCGAAGGAGGGTCTCGCCAAGGGGGCCGAGCGCATCAAGGCCGGCCTGAAGAAGCTGGTGGAGAAGGGCAAGCTGGACGCGGCCCGGCTCGAGGCGGCGAACACGAACCTGGCGACCTCCACCAGCGCCACCGAGGTGAAGGACGTGGACTTCGCCATCGAGGCGGTGACGGAGAACGAGGAGCTCAAGCGCCGCATCTTCGTGGAGCTGGACGGCGTGGTGAAGCCGGGCGGCATCCTGGCCACCAACACCTCGTCCATCCCCATCACCCGCATCGCCGCGGCGACGAAGCGCCCGGAGAACGTGATCGGGATGCACTTCATGAACCCGGTGCCGCTGATGCAACTGGTGGAGCTGATCCGGGGCGCGGCGACGTCGGACGCGACGTACCAGACGACGCGGGCGCTGGCGGAGAAGATGGGGAAGACCACGGTGGTGTCCAAGGACTTCCCGGGCTTCATCGTGAACCGCATCCTCATCCCCATGCTGAACGAGGCCTGCTTCGCGCTGATGGAGGGCCTGGGCACGGCGGAGGACATCGACACGGCGATGAAGCTGGGCACCAACCAGCCCATGGGCCCGCTGCAGCTGGCGGACTTCATCGGCCTGGACACGGTGCTCTACATCGCCGAGGTGCTCCACAAGGGGCTGGGTGACGACAAGTACCGCCCGAGCCCGCTGCTGCGGCAGTACGTGGACGCCGGCTGGTACGGCAAGAAGAGCGGTCGCGGTTTCTACAAGTACTAG
- a CDS encoding Mrp/NBP35 family ATP-binding protein, protein MSVSERDILAAMSKVMDPELHIDLVKAGMVKDIRVEGDKAKLKIELTTPACPLKGKIQADAEAALKQVPGLKTFDIEWGAQVRSAPVGMGGPQGQAMLPQVKNVILVGAGKGGVGKSTVSVNLAAALAREGAKVGLLDADFYGPSVPLMTGITEKPVSPDGKSLLPLEKHGLKVMSIGFLVEADQALIWRGPMLHGALMQLVRDVRWGELDYLVLDLPPGTGDVALSLSQSVRAAGAVLVTTPQDVALADVVRAKQMFDKVHIPVLGIVENMSQFVCPHCSKATPIFNQGGGHKAAQMFSIPFLGEIPLDLKIRESGDAGVPVVLSAPDSPEAQAFRAMARNIAGRVSTENMRVAVKLPVVS, encoded by the coding sequence ATGAGCGTTTCCGAGCGCGACATCCTCGCGGCGATGTCGAAGGTGATGGATCCCGAGCTGCACATCGACCTCGTGAAGGCCGGGATGGTGAAGGACATCCGCGTGGAGGGCGACAAGGCGAAGCTCAAGATCGAGCTGACCACGCCGGCCTGCCCGCTGAAGGGAAAGATCCAGGCGGACGCCGAGGCGGCGCTGAAGCAGGTGCCGGGGCTGAAGACGTTCGACATCGAGTGGGGCGCGCAGGTGCGTTCGGCGCCGGTGGGCATGGGCGGGCCGCAGGGCCAGGCGATGCTGCCGCAGGTGAAGAACGTGATCCTCGTGGGCGCCGGCAAGGGCGGTGTGGGCAAGAGCACGGTGTCGGTGAACCTGGCGGCGGCGCTGGCGCGCGAGGGCGCGAAGGTGGGCCTGCTGGACGCGGACTTCTACGGTCCGTCCGTGCCGTTGATGACGGGCATCACCGAGAAGCCGGTGAGCCCGGATGGCAAGTCGCTGCTCCCGCTGGAGAAGCACGGGCTGAAGGTGATGTCGATCGGCTTCCTGGTGGAGGCGGATCAGGCGCTCATCTGGCGCGGGCCCATGCTGCACGGGGCGCTGATGCAGCTGGTGCGGGACGTGCGCTGGGGCGAGCTGGACTACCTGGTGCTGGATCTGCCGCCGGGCACGGGTGACGTGGCGCTGTCGCTGTCGCAGTCGGTGAGGGCGGCGGGCGCGGTGCTGGTGACGACGCCGCAGGACGTGGCGCTGGCGGACGTGGTGCGCGCCAAGCAGATGTTCGACAAGGTGCACATCCCGGTGCTGGGCATCGTGGAGAACATGAGCCAGTTCGTGTGCCCGCACTGCTCCAAGGCCACGCCCATCTTCAACCAGGGCGGCGGCCACAAGGCGGCGCAGATGTTCAGCATCCCGTTCCTGGGCGAAATCCCCCTGGATCTGAAGATCCGCGAGTCGGGTGACGCGGGCGTGCCGGTGGTGCTCAGCGCGCCGGACAGCCCCGAGGCCCAGGCCTTCAGGGCGATGGCGCGCAACATCGCGGGCCGCGTGTCCACCGAGAACATGCGGGTGGCGGTGAAGCTCCCCGTTGTAAGCTGA
- a CDS encoding zf-TFIIB domain-containing protein — MARHCPLCENEPLRPLRVSDVEVDTCPRCHGLWFDRGELDRFPDRPPARTFLAAARQAPSRCRRRGHLVAREQTVCPTCRSEPVACPSCGSRLTLVVTSACPIDVCPRCEGVWLDAGEFELLEGVTNPQARPAGAVVAASPLKCSACGLGLQLRDAFAYEGDVYCARCRPPSAVQLHTS, encoded by the coding sequence ATGGCGCGCCACTGTCCCCTCTGCGAGAACGAGCCCCTGCGGCCCCTGCGTGTCTCCGACGTGGAAGTGGATACCTGTCCCCGCTGTCACGGGCTGTGGTTCGACCGGGGCGAGCTGGATCGGTTTCCGGATCGGCCTCCGGCGCGCACGTTCCTGGCGGCGGCGAGGCAGGCGCCCTCTCGGTGCCGGAGGCGGGGTCATCTGGTGGCTCGCGAACAGACCGTGTGCCCCACGTGCCGGAGCGAGCCGGTGGCCTGTCCGAGCTGTGGTTCGCGGCTGACGTTGGTGGTGACGAGCGCCTGTCCCATCGACGTGTGCCCGCGCTGCGAGGGGGTCTGGCTGGACGCGGGCGAGTTCGAGCTGCTGGAGGGGGTGACGAATCCCCAGGCGCGGCCGGCGGGAGCGGTGGTGGCGGCCTCGCCCCTGAAGTGCTCGGCATGCGGGTTGGGGCTCCAGCTTCGGGACGCCTTCGCGTATGAGGGCGACGTCTACTGCGCCAGGTGCCGGCCCCCGAGCGCCGTCCAGCTCCACACTTCTTGA
- the sppA gene encoding signal peptide peptidase SppA, whose product MRLLFVPLINLLLFLRHLLGLPFRLMGTRGRPAYVRFRLTGDIPYRELPRRRSLGLLGGQNRPEPATVTSLEAFREALELLAKDPKVKGILLELEDLAVPPAKRDVLVKLLEGFRGAGKRVVAWAVGVDNLGYQVMCAADEALLSPAGRLELVGYAAEAMAVGEGLGRLGVQAHFFRRGEYKTMPELFTLPHVSNIQREVLESFLDERYAELVDTLAKGRRRTPEQVRAWIDGGPYSARRAAAEGLIDGVCDEAALPERLSGKGAEGKDAEDEEEGLGPMPMYRARLPWPLVRWRRLRPLPRLAVVPVSGMIVTGKGGAGVTGQMAGSESVVKALRAAGRNRRARAVVLFVSSSGGSAVASEIILEAVQRVARKKPVIAFVDRVAASGGYMAALGAKEIWATPHAIVGSIGVFAGKFDTSGLMEKLGVHRTLITRGENAGIYSSTRGFTEHERVLMEAEVEETYQAFLEHVAKARGRTKEEIHALGEGRVYSGTRALAAGLVDRTEGFEEACRRAMELAKVPGRFELQVYGGEGRRFSLLKLLLGGSHAGTYAFCPTAWSLQGFGEGERFE is encoded by the coding sequence GTGCGCCTCCTCTTCGTTCCCCTGATCAACCTGTTGTTGTTCCTGCGGCACCTGTTGGGTCTGCCCTTCCGTCTGATGGGGACCCGCGGCAGGCCCGCGTACGTCCGGTTCCGGCTGACGGGGGATATCCCGTACCGGGAGCTGCCCCGGCGGCGGAGTCTGGGGTTGCTGGGGGGGCAGAACCGTCCGGAGCCGGCCACGGTGACCTCGTTGGAGGCCTTCCGCGAGGCGCTGGAGCTGCTGGCGAAGGACCCGAAGGTGAAGGGCATCCTCCTGGAGCTGGAGGACCTGGCGGTGCCGCCGGCGAAGCGGGACGTGCTGGTGAAGCTGCTCGAGGGCTTCCGGGGAGCGGGCAAGCGGGTGGTGGCCTGGGCGGTGGGCGTGGACAACCTGGGGTACCAGGTGATGTGCGCGGCGGACGAGGCGCTGCTGTCCCCGGCGGGGCGGCTGGAGCTGGTGGGCTACGCGGCGGAGGCCATGGCGGTGGGCGAGGGGCTCGGGCGGCTCGGCGTCCAGGCGCACTTCTTCCGGCGGGGCGAGTACAAGACGATGCCCGAGCTCTTCACGCTCCCGCACGTGTCGAACATCCAACGGGAGGTCCTGGAGTCCTTCCTGGACGAGCGGTACGCCGAGCTGGTGGACACCCTCGCGAAGGGGCGGCGGCGCACGCCGGAGCAGGTGAGGGCGTGGATCGACGGAGGCCCCTACAGCGCCAGACGCGCGGCGGCGGAGGGGCTCATCGACGGGGTGTGTGACGAGGCGGCGCTGCCCGAGCGGCTGAGCGGAAAGGGCGCGGAGGGAAAGGACGCGGAGGACGAGGAGGAGGGTCTGGGGCCGATGCCGATGTACCGGGCGAGGCTGCCGTGGCCGCTGGTGCGCTGGCGCCGGTTGAGGCCCCTGCCCCGGCTGGCGGTGGTGCCGGTGTCGGGGATGATCGTCACGGGGAAGGGCGGGGCGGGGGTGACGGGCCAGATGGCGGGCTCGGAGTCGGTGGTGAAGGCGCTGCGCGCGGCGGGGCGGAACCGGAGGGCCAGGGCGGTGGTGCTGTTCGTGTCGAGCTCGGGAGGCTCGGCGGTGGCCTCGGAGATCATCCTGGAGGCGGTGCAGCGGGTGGCGAGGAAGAAGCCGGTCATCGCCTTCGTGGACCGGGTGGCGGCGAGTGGTGGCTACATGGCGGCGCTGGGGGCGAAGGAGATCTGGGCCACGCCGCACGCCATCGTGGGCTCCATCGGCGTGTTCGCGGGGAAGTTCGACACCTCGGGGTTGATGGAGAAGCTGGGGGTGCACCGCACGCTCATCACCCGGGGGGAGAACGCGGGCATCTACTCGTCCACGCGGGGCTTCACCGAGCACGAGCGGGTCTTGATGGAGGCCGAGGTGGAGGAGACGTACCAGGCGTTCCTCGAGCACGTGGCGAAGGCGCGGGGCCGGACGAAGGAGGAGATCCACGCGCTGGGGGAGGGGCGGGTGTACAGCGGCACGCGGGCGCTCGCGGCGGGGCTGGTGGACCGGACGGAGGGCTTCGAGGAGGCGTGCCGGCGCGCGATGGAGCTGGCGAAGGTGCCGGGGCGCTTCGAGCTCCAGGTGTACGGGGGCGAAGGCCGGCGCTTCTCGCTGCTGAAGCTGCTGCTGGGGGGCTCGCACGCGGGGACATATGCTTTCTGCCCGACGGCCTGGAGTCTTCAGGGTTTCGGGGAAGGGGAGCGCTTCGAGTAA
- a CDS encoding cytochrome c: MMFGVTLLRHDVARAAAQRIASEPRLVRPEVGGEDDPGTFLPERFFVLQDEVRMRAQAVAASAEKRDDKALAESYGLLVQTCVSCHSVYLKPE; the protein is encoded by the coding sequence TTGATGTTCGGGGTGACGCTGCTGCGCCATGACGTGGCGCGAGCCGCCGCCCAGCGCATCGCCTCCGAGCCCCGGCTGGTGCGCCCCGAGGTCGGCGGCGAGGACGACCCGGGCACCTTCCTTCCCGAGCGCTTCTTCGTGCTCCAGGACGAGGTGCGCATGCGGGCCCAGGCCGTCGCGGCCTCCGCCGAGAAGCGTGACGACAAGGCGCTCGCCGAGAGCTACGGCCTGCTCGTGCAGACGTGTGTCTCCTGTCATTCGGTGTACCTGAAGCCCGAGTGA
- a CDS encoding fatty acid desaturase family protein — protein MKTAVALRMEEPPRSSHPGLDDEAFARDLQALRMEMEASLGPEDLAHFRKIQRWGRVCSALGYATAWIAPNPLSALLIAQGSTARWTMMAHHVTHRGYDRVPGMPEHSTGRHFATGWRRFIDWPDWIHPDAWRHEHNALHHGRTGETADPDLVEENTEWLRRSSMPLVAKYAIVAFFACTWKVTYYAPNTFLEWRRAERRRAGLPDDGGNLRLLTAFNPLTAEGRDFWRTCLLPYAGVRFALLPALFAPLGPWAVFCVFANSVLAEVLTNIQSFVLIAPNHAGEDLYRFHGRAEGHAEFCVRQVVGSANYATGGDVVDFLHGWLNYQIEHHLWPSLPMSKYQQIQPRVKALCEKHGVPYVQESVFRRVKKLVDIMVGRTSMRTLPTPGR, from the coding sequence ATGAAAACGGCAGTCGCCCTGCGCATGGAGGAGCCTCCCCGGTCCTCCCATCCGGGCCTCGATGACGAGGCCTTCGCCCGTGACCTCCAAGCCCTCCGCATGGAGATGGAGGCGTCGCTCGGACCCGAGGACCTCGCGCACTTCCGGAAGATTCAGCGCTGGGGCCGCGTGTGTTCGGCGCTCGGCTATGCGACGGCCTGGATCGCGCCCAATCCCCTCTCCGCGCTGCTCATCGCGCAGGGCAGCACGGCCCGTTGGACGATGATGGCGCACCACGTCACGCACCGCGGCTACGACCGCGTGCCCGGCATGCCCGAGCACTCCACGGGACGCCACTTCGCCACCGGGTGGCGCCGCTTCATCGACTGGCCGGATTGGATCCACCCCGACGCCTGGCGGCACGAGCACAACGCGCTCCACCACGGGCGCACCGGCGAGACGGCGGATCCGGATCTGGTGGAGGAGAACACCGAGTGGCTGCGCCGCTCCTCCATGCCCCTGGTGGCGAAGTACGCGATCGTCGCCTTCTTCGCCTGCACCTGGAAGGTGACGTACTACGCGCCCAACACCTTCCTGGAGTGGCGGCGCGCCGAGCGGCGGCGCGCGGGCCTGCCCGATGATGGCGGCAACCTCCGTCTGTTGACGGCCTTCAATCCACTCACCGCCGAGGGCCGGGACTTCTGGCGGACGTGCCTCCTGCCCTACGCGGGCGTGCGCTTCGCGCTCCTCCCCGCCCTCTTCGCTCCGCTCGGTCCGTGGGCCGTGTTCTGCGTGTTCGCCAACAGCGTCCTCGCCGAGGTGCTCACGAACATCCAGAGCTTCGTGCTGATCGCGCCGAACCACGCGGGCGAGGATCTCTACCGGTTCCACGGCCGCGCCGAGGGCCACGCGGAGTTCTGCGTGCGGCAGGTAGTCGGCTCGGCGAACTACGCCACCGGTGGCGACGTGGTCGACTTCCTCCACGGCTGGCTCAACTACCAGATCGAGCACCACCTCTGGCCGAGCCTGCCCATGAGCAAGTACCAGCAGATCCAACCCCGGGTGAAGGCGCTGTGCGAGAAGCACGGCGTGCCCTACGTGCAGGAGAGCGTCTTCCGCCGCGTGAAGAAGCTCGTCGACATCATGGTGGGCCGGACCTCGATGCGCACGCTGCCCACGCCGGGCCGGTGA
- a CDS encoding type VI immunity family protein, with protein MIEHYPRIRRYGPTRQGEQLLIREVVHLVFYMPHDHVNLATGVSRALDSYIRAVGEGPETVCGWAPGGGEYAFLNAEQWARIRHLLRPDRLVRFADDHDRDFLDQMVKSGFETYLCIDGDPSNPTSYSFTYCARLPWRSPPEGSVSVLSATLPTEYLEQHGPGRVRELALEMASPLRFSTGHAGLAFEFLGSRTRHLSEIREELFRYPGLDVPRWGLLCRQGTRVDGVHWLNFLGRPVLGEVGGAAGLRSRLHSPGTTVQEMEGERALVTLGPWPEAGDLTQGLDLPAYRELARVLEPWSEAFSPGFVNSWRGYSEEDVRRWWRRFLD; from the coding sequence ATGATCGAACACTATCCCCGTATCCGCCGCTACGGACCCACCAGACAGGGAGAGCAACTGCTCATCAGAGAGGTCGTCCACCTCGTCTTCTACATGCCTCATGACCATGTGAATCTGGCAACTGGGGTGAGCAGGGCCCTCGATAGCTACATACGCGCCGTGGGGGAGGGACCCGAAACCGTCTGCGGCTGGGCTCCCGGTGGCGGTGAGTACGCCTTCCTGAATGCAGAACAGTGGGCTCGTATTCGACACTTGCTGCGTCCAGACCGGCTCGTCCGCTTCGCCGATGATCATGATAGGGATTTCCTCGATCAGATGGTGAAGAGTGGCTTCGAGACGTACCTCTGCATCGATGGAGACCCCTCGAATCCCACCAGCTATAGCTTCACGTATTGTGCCCGCCTGCCATGGCGTTCTCCTCCTGAAGGCAGCGTGAGCGTGTTGAGCGCCACCCTTCCCACGGAGTACCTTGAGCAGCACGGTCCGGGACGGGTGCGGGAGCTGGCCCTGGAGATGGCTTCTCCTTTGCGGTTCTCCACGGGCCATGCGGGCCTGGCTTTCGAGTTCCTGGGCTCTCGCACCCGCCATCTATCCGAGATCCGTGAGGAACTCTTCCGCTACCCAGGGCTGGACGTGCCCCGCTGGGGACTTCTGTGTCGACAGGGCACGCGCGTGGATGGTGTGCACTGGCTCAACTTCCTCGGCCGGCCGGTGCTGGGCGAGGTGGGCGGCGCGGCGGGCTTGCGCTCCCGGCTTCACTCCCCCGGAACCACCGTGCAGGAGATGGAGGGCGAGCGCGCCCTGGTGACGCTGGGGCCATGGCCCGAGGCTGGAGATCTGACTCAGGGCCTCGACCTGCCCGCCTACCGCGAGCTCGCGCGCGTGCTGGAGCCCTGGTCGGAGGCATTCTCCCCCGGCTTCGTCAACTCCTGGCGGGGCTACTCGGAGGAGGACGTCCGGCGGTGGTGGCGCCGCTTCCTCGACTGA